Proteins from a single region of Flaviflexus salsibiostraticola:
- the mcrC gene encoding 5-methylcytosine-specific restriction endonuclease system specificity protein McrC, with protein sequence MGERSAERPYMTENPILIRNVYYMLAYAFRAIKSDGVQQVGGESFTRIHDLFAEILLRGVGSQVKRGLHRDYRMRSEELATVRGRIDIATTAASRSTLRGRLVCEFDEYVVDTPHNRALKSVVILLIRHGDVDRDRRDGLRRLLPYLEEVTHIGPSEIRWSTLTYHRANATYRLLLGVCELVVRGLLATQQSGDLKLRSWVADEEMSRLYERFLLEYFKHHHSELSPAARKVPWDLDHAASYNASQLPEMRTDVMLRSGRRTLIIDAKYYTEAQQTGQFGKGTVRSAHLYQMFAYAKNADIEQSGTVGALLLYAQTSRSQLPDLDVTIQGTHLAAQTLDLSAPWEILRHRLDGIADEVRAPAEFAALATA encoded by the coding sequence GTGGGCGAACGCTCTGCGGAGCGCCCTTACATGACAGAGAACCCGATCCTCATCAGGAACGTGTACTACATGCTGGCGTACGCGTTCCGGGCGATCAAGAGCGACGGGGTCCAGCAGGTTGGAGGCGAGTCCTTCACCCGCATCCACGACCTGTTTGCCGAGATACTTCTGCGCGGTGTCGGGTCACAGGTCAAGCGCGGTCTCCATCGCGACTATCGGATGCGGAGCGAGGAGCTGGCGACGGTTCGCGGACGGATTGATATCGCGACGACGGCAGCTTCCCGCTCGACTCTGCGTGGCAGGCTCGTGTGCGAGTTCGATGAATATGTAGTTGACACTCCGCACAACCGGGCACTCAAATCGGTCGTCATCCTTCTCATCCGCCATGGTGACGTCGACCGAGATCGTCGTGATGGCCTGCGCCGGCTCCTGCCCTACCTCGAGGAGGTCACTCACATTGGCCCCTCGGAGATCAGGTGGAGCACGCTGACCTACCACCGCGCCAATGCCACGTATCGGCTCCTGCTCGGCGTCTGCGAGCTCGTCGTCCGCGGGCTGCTCGCCACCCAGCAGTCCGGCGACCTCAAGCTGAGGTCGTGGGTTGCTGATGAAGAGATGAGTCGCCTCTACGAACGATTCCTGCTCGAGTACTTCAAGCACCACCACTCTGAGCTCTCCCCCGCCGCCCGCAAAGTCCCCTGGGACCTCGACCATGCAGCTTCGTACAACGCGTCGCAGCTCCCGGAGATGAGGACGGATGTCATGCTTCGGAGCGGGCGCCGCACCCTCATCATCGACGCAAAGTACTACACCGAGGCGCAACAGACGGGCCAGTTCGGGAAGGGGACGGTGCGCTCCGCGCATCTCTACCAGATGTTCGCGTACGCAAAGAATGCCGATATTGAACAGAGTGGCACAGTCGGCGCCTTACTCCTCTACGCCCAGACATCCAGGTCACAATTGCCGGACCTCGACGTCACGATCCAGGGAACTCATCTCGCGGCCCAGACCCTCGACCTCAGCGCTCCATGGGAAATCCTGCGGCACAGACTCGACGGCATCGCCGACGAGGTAAGAGCGCCTGC
- a CDS encoding McrB family protein, which yields MLESGKDRSDIRNVLQFLACPDTFEAISSAEKKKKIRQALANRIGGATGDGPDAIDRDLFNIRAVLAEEISGEFTFWAPGIREVWDPPAPTADPEWTDEPRSRRYWMYSPGRQASKWDEFSSNELMAIGWDELGDPTEYESQEAIRQILAGDGSGSSAKHDALAVWQFQQEMRIGDIVYAKRGRQEIVGRGEVTSDARYEPDRESYRHVRSVNWTHKGSWPLSDSAPLKTLTDISDKRDEIDRLEALFTDGLPAEAPSTTEPLPTYTREDFLEDVYISDSDYDRLRSLLLRKKNIILAGPPGVGKTFAARRLAHSIMGERDNDRIQMVQFHQSYSYEDFIMGYRPTEDGGFSLEEGPFYQFCEEARADDPSRPYFFIIDEINRGNISKIFGELLMLIEADKRGRKLRLLYKKEDFTVPPNVHIIGMMNTADRSLAVIDYALRRRFGFFTMTPAFDSEGFKAWKESVGSPALDVLVETVVKLNSEIGDDPGLGPGFKIGHSYLIKPQTSDADDEDWLFSVVVDELIPLLEEYWFDEDAKANEWANALRSALT from the coding sequence ATGCTCGAGTCGGGCAAGGACCGTTCCGACATAAGGAACGTCCTCCAGTTCCTCGCCTGCCCCGATACCTTCGAAGCGATCTCATCCGCGGAGAAGAAGAAGAAAATTCGTCAGGCTCTGGCGAACCGTATCGGTGGCGCGACCGGAGATGGCCCTGATGCAATAGACCGAGATCTGTTCAACATCCGTGCGGTTCTCGCGGAGGAGATCTCCGGTGAATTCACCTTCTGGGCTCCAGGCATTCGAGAGGTCTGGGACCCTCCGGCGCCGACGGCCGATCCGGAGTGGACGGACGAGCCGAGATCTCGCAGGTACTGGATGTATTCGCCTGGACGTCAGGCTTCCAAATGGGATGAGTTCTCGTCGAACGAGCTGATGGCGATCGGATGGGACGAGCTCGGTGATCCCACAGAGTACGAGAGCCAGGAGGCCATCCGCCAGATTCTGGCAGGGGACGGTTCGGGCTCCTCTGCCAAGCACGATGCGTTGGCGGTATGGCAGTTCCAGCAGGAGATGCGTATTGGCGACATCGTGTACGCGAAGAGGGGCCGACAAGAGATCGTCGGCCGCGGCGAAGTAACGTCTGATGCACGCTACGAACCGGACCGGGAATCTTACCGCCACGTCCGTTCAGTCAACTGGACTCATAAGGGATCATGGCCGCTTTCCGACTCTGCACCACTCAAGACCCTGACCGATATCTCCGATAAGCGAGACGAGATCGACAGACTCGAGGCGCTCTTCACAGACGGCCTCCCAGCAGAAGCGCCGTCGACGACAGAACCATTGCCGACGTATACACGCGAGGATTTCCTCGAGGACGTTTACATATCAGATAGTGATTACGACCGGCTTCGCTCACTCCTTCTGAGAAAGAAGAACATCATCCTCGCAGGGCCGCCGGGTGTCGGAAAAACCTTCGCGGCTCGAAGGCTTGCCCACTCGATCATGGGCGAGAGGGACAACGACCGAATCCAGATGGTCCAGTTCCACCAGAGCTACTCGTATGAGGACTTCATCATGGGATATCGCCCCACGGAAGATGGCGGATTCTCCCTCGAGGAAGGGCCCTTCTACCAGTTCTGCGAGGAGGCTCGGGCGGACGATCCGAGCCGGCCGTACTTCTTCATCATTGATGAGATCAACCGCGGCAACATCTCAAAGATCTTTGGCGAGCTGCTCATGCTCATCGAAGCAGACAAGCGCGGCAGGAAACTGCGCCTCCTCTATAAGAAGGAGGACTTCACCGTCCCTCCCAACGTTCACATCATCGGGATGATGAACACCGCCGATCGCAGTCTTGCCGTCATCGACTACGCGCTGCGCAGGCGCTTCGGATTCTTCACAATGACTCCCGCATTCGATTCGGAAGGCTTCAAAGCCTGGAAAGAGAGTGTCGGCAGCCCTGCCTTGGATGTGCTCGTCGAGACCGTCGTCAAACTCAACAGCGAAATCGGGGACGACCCGGGACTGGGCCCAGGCTTCAAGATTGGGCACAGCTACCTCATCAAGCCGCAAACGTCGGATGCTGACGACGAGGATTGGCTCTTCTCGGTCGTCGTAGACGAGCTGATTCCTCTGCTGGAGGAGTACTGGTTCGACGAGGATGCGAAGGCGAACGAGTGGGCGAACGCTCTGCGGAGCGCCCTTACATGA
- a CDS encoding helix-turn-helix domain-containing protein, which translates to MSGPVFNVQQAAEAAGVSRSTIYRHLETLMEHGATRDETGTRIPFSALIGAGLASNTSPAESSHETAPATVGGS; encoded by the coding sequence ATGAGTGGACCTGTCTTTAACGTGCAACAAGCAGCGGAGGCCGCGGGGGTCTCCCGCTCCACCATCTACAGGCACCTTGAGACACTCATGGAACACGGTGCGACACGTGATGAGACAGGGACCCGTATCCCCTTCTCGGCGCTAATCGGCGCGGGTTTAGCCTCCAACACCTCCCCAGCGGAGTCGTCTCATGAGACAGCCCCTGCGACTGTCGGCGGCAGTTGA
- the istA gene encoding IS21 family transposase, producing MHDWEKIRVLAREGVPKARIAAELGISRNTVDRAVKSDQPPRYVRTRTPTKFGEYEARIRWLLEECPTMPASVIGERVGWPYSERALRQNVARIRPEYAPRRLDPADRLEWEIGDVAQCDLWFPNVDIPIGNGKTARFPVLTMILAWSKYPVALMIPSRQRPDLLLGMWDGISTFGRVPRRLLWDNEAGIGRYGKLGQEVAEFCGTLGVKLVQAKPYDPETKGVVERFNSYLETSFLPGRTFASPKDFNAQLAGWLEVIRGKKPRGKDQTRGQGLTVELEHMGALPPVDPAARWTVQTRLGRDYYIEIGANAYSVDPRWIGHRIDVTMDLSTVQVSTGGKVITTHERLWGSGGQVTDPDHVETARKLRATFQQRQGLPGYGVTVQGGDLAVYDQIFDIEVA from the coding sequence ATGCACGATTGGGAAAAGATCCGGGTGCTTGCCCGCGAGGGTGTACCGAAGGCTCGTATTGCTGCTGAGCTGGGTATCTCACGCAATACGGTGGATCGGGCGGTGAAGTCTGATCAGCCGCCGCGTTATGTCCGCACGAGGACACCGACGAAGTTTGGGGAGTATGAGGCCCGGATACGGTGGCTGCTGGAGGAGTGTCCGACGATGCCGGCCTCGGTGATCGGCGAGCGGGTGGGCTGGCCTTACTCGGAGAGGGCCTTGCGGCAGAATGTGGCACGGATCCGTCCTGAGTATGCGCCACGACGTCTCGATCCTGCGGACCGGTTGGAGTGGGAGATCGGGGATGTGGCTCAGTGTGACCTGTGGTTCCCCAATGTTGATATCCCGATCGGGAACGGCAAGACGGCACGCTTCCCTGTGCTGACGATGATCCTGGCCTGGTCAAAGTATCCCGTTGCCTTGATGATCCCGAGCCGGCAACGCCCGGACCTGCTGTTGGGCATGTGGGACGGGATCAGCACCTTTGGCAGGGTTCCTCGACGCCTATTGTGGGACAACGAGGCCGGAATCGGACGATACGGCAAGCTCGGGCAGGAAGTCGCGGAGTTCTGTGGAACCCTCGGAGTGAAGCTCGTCCAAGCCAAACCCTATGACCCGGAGACCAAGGGCGTGGTCGAACGGTTCAACTCCTACCTGGAAACCTCGTTCCTGCCCGGGCGGACGTTCGCCAGTCCCAAGGATTTCAATGCTCAACTCGCCGGCTGGCTCGAGGTGATCCGAGGGAAGAAACCACGAGGGAAAGACCAAACTCGGGGCCAGGGCCTGACCGTCGAGCTCGAGCATATGGGTGCGTTGCCGCCGGTTGATCCCGCAGCGAGGTGGACTGTGCAGACGCGGTTGGGACGTGACTACTACATCGAGATCGGCGCGAACGCCTACAGTGTTGACCCCAGGTGGATCGGGCACCGCATCGACGTCACCATGGACCTGTCGACGGTCCAAGTCAGTACGGGCGGGAAGGTCATCACGACTCATGAGCGTCTTTGGGGCAGCGGCGGTCAGGTGACCGACCCTGACCACGTGGAGACCGCTCGGAAGCTGCGTGCGACCTTTCAGCAGCGCCAGGGCCTGCCCGGCTACGGAGTGACGGTCCAGGGCGGGGACCTGGCAGTATATGACCAGATCTTTGACATCGAGGTGGCCTAA
- the istB gene encoding IS21-like element helper ATPase IstB — translation MEAIKDVTYYTSALKAPRIQASFARLADTGRAQGWTFEEYLAAVLEAEVTAREASGAEIRRKRAHFPSMKTIEDFTFDHQPHLRSDVQAASRSTWIHNAENMILLGPPGTGKTHISIGLGIAATRAGIPVLFDTAAGWIQSLTAAHNKGDLTKELRRIRRYKLIIIDELGYLPIEPEAANLFFQLISDRYEQSSILITSNLAFGSWSTIFHDETIATAIIDRLVHHAQVLTTKGTSYRIRHRQEQGTVN, via the coding sequence ATGGAGGCGATCAAAGACGTCACGTACTACACGAGTGCGTTGAAAGCACCACGTATTCAAGCTTCTTTCGCTCGCCTGGCTGACACTGGGCGGGCACAGGGCTGGACGTTCGAGGAGTACTTAGCCGCGGTTTTGGAAGCCGAGGTCACCGCCCGGGAAGCATCTGGGGCCGAGATACGACGGAAACGAGCACACTTCCCGTCCATGAAGACGATTGAGGACTTCACCTTCGATCACCAGCCCCACCTGCGCTCAGACGTTCAAGCAGCATCACGCTCGACCTGGATCCACAACGCGGAGAACATGATCCTTCTCGGCCCACCAGGCACCGGGAAGACTCACATATCGATCGGGCTCGGCATTGCCGCGACCAGGGCCGGAATCCCGGTCCTGTTCGACACCGCAGCCGGCTGGATCCAGTCGCTCACTGCCGCTCACAACAAGGGAGACCTGACGAAAGAGCTGCGGCGTATTCGCCGCTACAAGCTCATCATCATCGACGAGCTCGGCTACCTCCCCATCGAGCCAGAAGCCGCGAACCTGTTCTTCCAGCTCATCTCGGACCGATACGAGCAATCATCCATCCTGATCACCTCAAACCTCGCTTTCGGGTCCTGGTCCACGATCTTCCACGACGAGACGATTGCGACAGCCATCATCGACCGGCTCGTCCACCACGCCCAAGTCCTGACCACGAAAGGAACCTCCTACCGGATCAGACACCGACAAGAACAAGGAACTGTAAACTAA
- a CDS encoding DsrE family protein, with product MMNENSDSLVFVLQHKNDRFDPMPFSIARSWTEDLGADIALYVMYDALELIKKDAVEGAPDIRESLDALLAAGVSIYACGFCSRACELSTDDYYPGIQVANRQIFHGLMSDRRPLYW from the coding sequence ATGATGAACGAAAACAGCGATTCGCTGGTCTTCGTGCTCCAGCACAAGAACGACCGCTTCGACCCGATGCCATTCAGCATCGCTCGGAGCTGGACAGAGGATCTGGGCGCCGACATCGCGCTGTACGTGATGTATGACGCGCTGGAACTGATCAAGAAGGACGCAGTCGAGGGCGCGCCCGATATTCGGGAAAGCTTGGACGCACTACTCGCTGCCGGCGTGTCCATCTATGCATGCGGGTTCTGCTCTCGTGCTTGCGAGCTGTCGACCGACGACTATTACCCCGGTATCCAGGTCGCCAACCGGCAGATTTTCCACGGCCTCATGTCTGACCGTCGTCCGCTCTACTGGTGA
- a CDS encoding epoxide hydrolase N-terminal domain-containing protein produces MPDEVLDDLHKRLANTRFPASIEGAGWSYGTDVGYLQSLVDYWRTDFNWREAERRLNELPQYRARIQDVDLHFVHVPGKGPAPTPLFQWIMNVAAHVRCSHRPP; encoded by the coding sequence GTGCCAGACGAGGTACTTGACGACCTCCACAAGCGGCTCGCCAACACTCGATTTCCCGCGTCGATAGAAGGTGCTGGATGGTCCTACGGCACCGATGTCGGGTATCTCCAGAGTCTGGTCGACTACTGGCGCACCGATTTCAATTGGCGTGAAGCCGAGCGGCGTCTGAACGAACTCCCGCAGTATCGCGCGCGGATCCAGGACGTCGACCTCCACTTTGTCCACGTCCCTGGAAAGGGACCGGCTCCGACGCCGCTGTTCCAGTGGATCATGAACGTCGCGGCCCACGTGAGGTGCAGCCACAGGCCACCGTAA
- a CDS encoding PIG-L deacetylase family protein, with translation MSVTDTDHLPSWTRVLVVVAHPDDESFGLGAIIDALARQGTAVDILCFTQGEASTLGAAPDLAAIRAEELSAAAHELGAASTLLLDYPDGGLADSDAAELRARVVATARETGADALLTFDPLGITGHPDHIAATQSALTAGEELDLPVLAWTLPDAVVAALRAETGAPFACSRDSGDVVIQVDRQAQDRAIAKHASQAVPGSVLWRRLELQGDEEHLIWLRRP, from the coding sequence ATGAGCGTAACCGACACAGACCACCTGCCTTCGTGGACCCGTGTGCTCGTCGTGGTCGCCCACCCCGACGACGAGTCCTTCGGCCTCGGAGCCATCATCGACGCCCTGGCGAGGCAGGGCACCGCCGTCGACATCCTGTGCTTCACCCAGGGCGAGGCCTCGACTTTGGGAGCAGCGCCCGATCTTGCCGCCATTCGCGCAGAGGAGCTGAGCGCTGCGGCCCATGAGCTCGGAGCCGCATCGACACTCCTTCTCGACTACCCCGACGGCGGCCTGGCCGACAGTGACGCAGCAGAGTTGCGTGCGCGCGTCGTGGCCACGGCCCGGGAGACCGGCGCCGACGCACTTCTCACGTTCGATCCCCTCGGCATCACCGGCCACCCCGACCACATCGCAGCAACACAGTCCGCCCTCACCGCGGGAGAGGAGCTTGACCTTCCGGTGCTCGCATGGACGCTGCCGGATGCCGTGGTCGCGGCGCTGCGAGCCGAGACTGGCGCGCCCTTTGCCTGCAGCAGAGACTCGGGTGACGTCGTCATCCAGGTGGACCGACAGGCGCAAGACCGCGCCATCGCCAAGCACGCGAGTCAGGCAGTGCCGGGCAGTGTGCTGTGGCGCAGGCTCGAGCTTCAGGGCGACGAGGAGCACCTCATCTGGCTGCGCCGACCCTGA
- a CDS encoding BCCT family transporter, protein MTNEPTTAPESAEPRRPERRLFGLQTDPLIFLTAVGFIAVFVAGTLAFGEGARNLYGTVSGSLMDNFAWLYIGGVSAIFVFLIIIFVSPFGKLKLGDDDDEPEYSTPVWFGMLFAAGLGATLMFWGAAEPLHHAYNPPRGGLEPMSQEAIEQAFEFTYYHFAAHMWVVFALPGLALGYFIYKRKMPERLSSVFSPLLKGKVYEWPGKLIDAIAIIGTTFGIAVSVGLGVLQINAGMNILWGVPIASSMHLAIILVITVAACISVGTGLDRGIKLLSNINVALAVGLMAFVLLAGPTLTLLNQSVESFGIYASSLPELMFWVDSYNENPGFHATWTAFYWAWTICWGPFVGMFIARISRGRTVRGFIGGVLGLISAFILIWFSIFGRAALEIELDNPGVLTGPVVENGNTEMALFSLLEQYPLYAIVGPIALLIIIIFFITSIDSAALVMDMFSTGEENVAPTIYRVGWAIGIGAVTAALILIAPESGIAAIQEVVIIVALPFFLIEFFMMWALVKAMSEDAAAVPAPRTRYWDRTFDAESLEKGENQPAPGYDEEGNPVEEPYWEHEDGAWRLPGDVKVEGDLIVTGEIDDTAEPDTSPDPETTVDRS, encoded by the coding sequence ATGACCAACGAACCGACGACAGCACCAGAGTCCGCCGAACCGCGGCGCCCCGAGAGGCGCCTCTTCGGACTCCAGACAGACCCCCTCATCTTCTTGACCGCAGTCGGCTTCATCGCCGTCTTCGTCGCAGGAACCCTTGCGTTTGGGGAGGGCGCACGCAACCTCTACGGCACTGTCTCGGGCAGCCTCATGGACAACTTCGCCTGGCTCTACATCGGCGGAGTTTCGGCGATCTTCGTCTTCCTCATCATCATCTTCGTCTCGCCCTTCGGCAAGCTCAAGCTCGGCGATGATGACGATGAGCCGGAGTACTCTACACCCGTATGGTTCGGCATGCTCTTCGCGGCGGGCCTCGGCGCGACGCTCATGTTCTGGGGAGCGGCAGAGCCGCTTCACCACGCCTACAATCCGCCCCGCGGCGGGCTCGAGCCGATGTCGCAGGAGGCGATCGAGCAGGCATTCGAGTTCACGTACTACCACTTCGCGGCCCACATGTGGGTCGTCTTCGCGTTGCCTGGCCTCGCCCTCGGCTACTTCATCTACAAGAGGAAGATGCCCGAGCGGCTGTCATCCGTCTTCAGCCCCCTGCTCAAGGGCAAGGTGTATGAGTGGCCCGGCAAGCTCATCGACGCGATCGCCATCATCGGCACAACGTTCGGCATCGCCGTCTCGGTCGGCCTCGGCGTGCTCCAGATCAACGCGGGCATGAACATCCTGTGGGGAGTGCCGATCGCCTCGAGCATGCACCTCGCGATCATTCTCGTCATCACGGTCGCCGCCTGCATCTCGGTCGGCACCGGCCTCGACCGAGGCATCAAGCTCCTCTCGAACATCAATGTCGCGTTGGCGGTGGGACTCATGGCGTTTGTCCTCCTCGCAGGCCCGACTCTCACCCTTCTCAACCAGTCCGTGGAATCGTTCGGGATCTACGCCTCGTCGCTGCCTGAGCTCATGTTCTGGGTCGACAGCTACAACGAGAATCCCGGATTCCACGCGACATGGACCGCGTTCTACTGGGCGTGGACGATCTGCTGGGGACCGTTCGTCGGCATGTTCATCGCCCGCATCTCCCGAGGCCGCACCGTCCGCGGCTTCATCGGCGGCGTCCTCGGCCTCATCTCCGCCTTCATCCTCATCTGGTTCTCGATCTTCGGCCGCGCAGCCCTCGAGATCGAGCTCGACAACCCTGGGGTCCTCACCGGCCCGGTCGTCGAGAACGGGAATACGGAGATGGCGCTGTTCAGCCTTCTCGAGCAGTACCCGCTCTATGCCATCGTCGGGCCCATTGCCCTTCTCATCATCATCATCTTCTTCATCACCTCGATCGACTCCGCGGCACTCGTCATGGACATGTTCTCGACCGGTGAGGAGAACGTGGCCCCCACGATCTACCGGGTCGGCTGGGCCATCGGGATCGGCGCGGTCACGGCCGCCCTCATCCTCATCGCGCCCGAGTCCGGCATCGCCGCCATCCAGGAGGTCGTCATCATCGTCGCCCTCCCCTTCTTCCTCATCGAGTTCTTCATGATGTGGGCCCTCGTCAAGGCAATGTCAGAGGACGCCGCCGCGGTGCCCGCCCCTCGAACGAGGTACTGGGACAGGACGTTCGACGCTGAGTCCCTCGAGAAGGGCGAGAACCAGCCCGCGCCCGGCTATGACGAGGAGGGCAACCCCGTCGAGGAGCCCTATTGGGAGCACGAGGACGGCGCCTGGCGGCTGCCCGGTGACGTCAAGGTGGAGGGCGACCTCATCGTGACCGGCGAGATCGACGACACCGCGGAGCCGGATACCAGCCCCGACCCGGAGACCACCGTCGACCGAAGCTGA
- a CDS encoding GNAT family N-acetyltransferase — MAADERSMGRLRAAIDRHVPEDLARLLETVPEWFGQPQANAAYVEAARVKETWTVRDEGGTVVGVTLVDRHFPHVLDIHLIVVDRAAHGRGIGTAMLDAIEADARASGVVLLEVKTLGPSDPDPAYARTRRFYESRGFLPLEETNLWGEDDPCLIMVKPLCPRGGRVERVGEEYADG, encoded by the coding sequence ATGGCAGCAGATGAACGAAGCATGGGCCGCCTGCGGGCTGCGATCGACAGGCACGTTCCCGAGGATCTTGCGCGGCTCCTGGAGACTGTTCCCGAATGGTTCGGCCAGCCGCAGGCGAACGCCGCCTACGTTGAGGCTGCGCGGGTGAAGGAGACGTGGACGGTGCGTGATGAGGGCGGCACCGTGGTCGGTGTGACACTCGTCGATCGGCACTTCCCGCACGTCCTCGACATCCACCTCATCGTCGTCGACCGGGCGGCGCACGGGAGGGGGATCGGCACCGCGATGCTCGACGCGATCGAAGCAGATGCGCGGGCGAGTGGGGTCGTGCTCCTCGAAGTCAAAACCCTGGGCCCCTCCGATCCGGACCCGGCCTACGCCAGAACCCGTCGGTTCTATGAGAGTCGGGGCTTTCTGCCGCTCGAGGAGACGAACCTGTGGGGTGAGGACGACCCGTGTCTCATCATGGTCAAGCCGCTGTGTCCCCGAGGTGGCAGAGTGGAGCGCGTGGGAGAGGAGTACGCCGATGGATGA
- a CDS encoding YchJ family protein, producing the protein MDDWPQTAEALMRSRFAAFKVGDAEWVRATWHESTRPTDLDLTDNPTWRGLQIIDVVDGGPEDDTGIVEFRATYLDSGAIGVLHERSRFIKDGGRWFYIDGQIEP; encoded by the coding sequence ATGGATGACTGGCCGCAGACGGCCGAAGCGCTCATGCGATCGCGATTCGCCGCCTTCAAGGTGGGCGATGCTGAATGGGTGCGCGCGACGTGGCACGAATCGACAAGACCCACTGATCTCGACCTGACCGACAACCCGACGTGGCGCGGGCTGCAGATCATTGATGTCGTGGATGGTGGTCCCGAGGACGACACCGGCATTGTCGAGTTCCGGGCTACCTACCTCGACTCGGGCGCCATCGGTGTCCTCCATGAACGGTCCCGCTTCATCAAGGACGGCGGCCGCTGGTTCTACATCGATGGGCAGATCGAGCCCTGA
- a CDS encoding nitroreductase family protein: protein MKFFSDPVLDSMAARRSVSKVGPETPSDAELLELLAAVTPVADHKALRPWRLLLLRGNNRMKLAHALDAAQGIEREPGEYNPKPFRAELLIAIVASPKPHPAVPEWEQHATAAGAGHLLELALWRAGWGVMWRTGLFANSPEVRAAHGLEDHELLMGWLYVGSIDEAFRRRIDASKRPSLDPHQFIGKMP, encoded by the coding sequence ATGAAGTTCTTCTCTGACCCGGTACTCGACTCGATGGCCGCACGGCGGTCAGTCTCGAAAGTCGGGCCCGAAACGCCGTCGGACGCGGAACTGCTCGAGCTCCTCGCGGCCGTGACGCCGGTGGCTGATCACAAGGCGCTCCGGCCCTGGCGCCTCCTTCTTCTTCGTGGAAACAATCGGATGAAGCTCGCCCACGCCCTCGATGCGGCGCAGGGGATTGAGCGCGAGCCGGGGGAGTACAACCCGAAGCCCTTCCGCGCCGAGCTCCTCATCGCCATCGTCGCCAGCCCCAAACCCCATCCTGCGGTCCCTGAATGGGAGCAGCACGCGACTGCCGCTGGGGCGGGCCACCTGCTCGAACTCGCCCTGTGGCGGGCAGGATGGGGCGTCATGTGGCGGACGGGCCTGTTCGCCAACAGTCCCGAGGTGCGCGCCGCCCATGGCCTGGAGGACCACGAGCTGCTCATGGGCTGGCTCTATGTCGGCAGCATCGATGAGGCCTTCCGCCGACGGATCGACGCGTCGAAGCGGCCCAGCCTCGACCCGCACCAGTTCATCGGGAAGATGCCGTAG
- a CDS encoding dihydrofolate reductase family protein, with amino-acid sequence MGRLIYSMLTSLDGFVADEAGDFGWAEPDEEVLETVNEWTAPIGTYLYGRRMYELMTVWETDPAVRGWSAGSAAFADIWTAADKIVYSRTLDHVPTTRTKLIREFDPDAIRALKNESDIDIDISGPTLAGEAFRHGLVDEVRLLIQPVLIGAGLPVFQGPRVDLHLVGERRFASGTVAVHYEVDRAGRPAESAGPH; translated from the coding sequence ATGGGCAGGCTGATCTATTCGATGCTCACATCGCTGGACGGGTTCGTCGCGGACGAGGCCGGGGATTTCGGATGGGCGGAGCCGGACGAGGAGGTTCTCGAGACCGTCAACGAATGGACCGCACCCATCGGTACCTATCTCTACGGCCGGCGGATGTACGAGCTCATGACGGTGTGGGAGACCGATCCCGCCGTCCGAGGCTGGTCTGCGGGCTCGGCCGCTTTCGCCGACATCTGGACCGCGGCTGACAAGATCGTCTATTCGCGCACCCTCGACCATGTGCCGACCACCCGCACGAAGCTCATCCGCGAGTTCGACCCCGACGCCATCCGGGCGCTGAAGAATGAGTCCGACATCGACATCGACATCAGCGGGCCGACTCTCGCCGGGGAGGCCTTCCGTCACGGCCTCGTCGATGAAGTTCGCCTGCTCATCCAACCGGTCCTCATCGGAGCCGGACTGCCCGTGTTCCAAGGTCCGCGCGTTGATCTTCACCTCGTCGGCGAGCGCCGATTCGCGAGTGGCACGGTGGCCGTCCATTACGAGGTCGACCGGGCAGGCCGGCCAGCGGAATCGGCGGGGCCGCACTGA